The Sorangiineae bacterium MSr11954 DNA segment GCCCTCCGGAGAGCGGGTCGGCCTTTCCCGGCTCCAGCGGGAGCTTTTGCTCGCCCGCGCGCGATACCCATGTGGGGGCCATTTGGGCGCGAAGGACGAGGTCGGGGGAGACGACCCAATCGAGGCCGAGGCGCTCGAAGACGGCGTGCTCGCGGAGGACTTGATCCGTCTTGAACCCACCGGTCTCGCCTTGCCGGCTTCCGGTGGGGACGGTGCGGCGGCCGAACCAGTCGTAGTTCCACTCCGCGCGGTCGACGAACGCGATGCTTCGATGGTCGTAGCCGGTGATGGTCGAGACCGAGAGCTTCGTGGATCCCACGGGCACGAAGGGCGATTGGTAGCGCGCGGTGGCGCCGAGCGAGTCCACGCCAGCGCGCACCTCGCCGTAAGGGTTCGCCATGATCAAATTGTTTTGAATGTCTTTGTCGAACGCCGTTCCATACACGCGAAGGGAGAGCCGGCGGGCCCACCCGCGGTCGAGCACACCGGCCTCGAGCCCCGCGCCGTACGCGCGGTATGCGTCGTGAAATCGATGAACCGTGGCCCGCTCGGTGCGGCTGCCCGCGCCGGGGACGTCCACGTCGACGGAGTAGTCGTTCTTGGCGCGGTCGTAGAAGGCGTTGGCGCGCGCGAAGAAGCCCGTCTGGGGATCGAAGTAGTGGCCGGCGACGGTGGCGCGGTAGGTGCCAAATGAGCCAACTTGATACGAGGCGCTGGTGCGCGTGCCCCGCTTTGGCTCGGTGACCAGGTTGATGGCGCCGCCGAGCGCGTCGGCGCCAAAGCGGATGGGAACGACGCCGCGGTACACCTCGACCCGCTCGACGAAGTCGATGGGGACGTTGGCGACGCCGAAGGTCATGCCGGTGTAGGCGAGGGGAACGCCGTCCACGAAGAAGCGCACCTGCTCGTCCTGAAATCCGTTCAGCGAAACGCGCGCGGTGGACCCGAGCCCGCCTTCGCGGCGGACGATGATCCCGGGGCTTCGGGCCAAAACTTCGCCCATATCGGCGCTCGCTCGATGGGCGTGCGCGCGCTTCATGTCGATGACGCTCACCGCCTCCGCGCTCCGCGAAAGGCGCGATCCCGACGCTTCGCCGCGGACGGAGACCTCCGGGAGCTTCGCGTCTTGGGGTGGGGCGGGTTTGGCGCTATCGGCCGGGCCGGGGGGCAATGCGGGAGGTGTGGGCTCCGTGGCACGCGCGGGAGGCGCCGGCTCTTCGGCGCGTGCGGGTGGCGTCAGGGTGAGCGCGATGGCTACGAACGGAACGAGACGGCGCGACGTTCGCCGCGTCGAACGCGTGGAACGAGGTGGACGGCACACGTCAAAAGGTCCGGGGACGCGACGATCCCATGGCAAGGGCGAGCATAATGAATGTGACTTTCACTATCGCTGCCAGTTACCCGTGACCGGAACCAGGCGTCAACGAGAAACGGTGACTGCTTTTGCGGAGTCCAATCCGGCTCCAACGTTCCGTCGTTTCCGCGCGCGCGTGGAGTTACATGGTCTCGAAGCCTCGCGCCAGTGGGCTTTGGCCGATCGCATCCACGTTCGGGCGCGCTCCCGCTCTATGGTAATTTGGTCCCCATCGAATGGGGCAGCGGACCAAAGATCCCTCGAGCGAGGGGCCGACGGACTTGGTGGAGGCGCCGCCCCACGTCGATGGCTTTCGCTTGCTGGTGCTCTTGCCGGCCGCAGGCGGCGCGGGTTCCGGCGCGGGCGCAGGCACGAACGAAGGAGCCGGCGGCGCCTTCGAGGTGGCCTTGCCCGAAACGGGCACCTTGCTCGTCGGCCGCGGTGAGGAGTGCGCGGTTCAAATCGCCGATGCGTCCGTATCGCGAAGGCACGCCGAGCTCACCTGCGCCGCCGGCTCGTTTCGGATCCGCGATTGCGAGAGCCGGAACGGTATTTTCGTGCGCGGCCGCCGCCTCGATCCCGCCGCGTCGGTGGAGATAGGTCCCGGCGAGGCCATCGAGCTCGGGCGGATCACCGTGCTCCTTCAGCGCCGCTCGGCGCAGGCGTCGCAGCGCTCGCCCAAGGTGACGCTCCCGCCGGATGACGCGGGCCCCCAAAGCGCCGTCCTCGGCGGGGCGTACGTGGTGTGCGATCCGGCCATGGTGCGCCTTCACGAGCTGGTGAAGCGCATCGCCGTACGCGACATCAACGTGCTGCTCCTCGGGGAGACCGGCGTCGGCAAAGAGATCGTCGCCGAGGCCGTTCATCGCGCCTCCCGCCGGGCGGACGGACCTTTGGTGCGGGTCAATTGCGCGCAGTACAATCCGCAGCTCCTCGAGAGCGAGCTCTTTGGGCACGAGCAAGGTGCCTTTACGGGGGCCACCAAGTCCAAGCCCGGCGTGTTCGAGGCCGCGCAAGGAGGGACGCTCTTCCTCGACGAGATCGGCGAGCTGCCATTGAGCGCCCAGGTCAAGCTCCTGCGGGTCATCGAGGAGAGGCGCATCCGCCGGGTGGGGGGCACCGAGAGCCGCGAGCTCGATATCCGCTTGGTGACCGCCACCCACCGCGATTTGAAGGCCGAAAGCCAGAGCGCACAGTTCCGCCGCGATCTGTATTTTCGTTTGAGCGGCGTGACCATTCCCATTCCACCTTTGCGCGAGCGAATCACCGAAATCGTGCCCTTGGCCAAGCTCTTTGCCAGCCGCTTTTCGGCCCCCGATCCCGCGCCGGAGCTCTCGGACGAGGCCCGCGATGCGCTCGTGCGCCACCCGTGGCCCGGCAATGTGCGCGAGCTCCGCAATGTGGTGGAGCAAGCGGTGGCCTTGTCCGACGGCATCATCCACCTCGAGCACCTCCGGCTCGAGGCCCCGGGCGATCCCATGCCCCTGTCCGCGCCGCTGCCCGTTCACGCGCCCGGCGTGGCCGGGGCCGGGACCCCGCTCCGCGGGCAGATGCAGTCCCTCGAGCGGCAGCGGATCGTCGATGCGCTCGAGCGCGCCCATGGCAATCAATCGCGTGCGGCCGAGTCGCTCGGGATGCCGCGGCGAACGTTGGTGGACAAGCTGCGAAGGTACAATATTCCGCGTCCGCGCAGCGGCGGGGATTGAGCAGGACTTGCTCGAACGAGGCGATGGATTGAGCGAGGATTGCTCGCCACTCGCACGTCGAAGCGGTTTTTTGCGATGTTTCGATGTCCGCGATGGGCGGCGCTCGTCTTGCACCGCTGCCGCACCATGAACGCTATCGATGACACGCGATATTCCGCCCCCTCGCGACGCGGGGGAGGCGCGTGCGCACTCTTGGTCCTCTTTTCCATGGCCGTTGGCTGCGCCAGCGAAGCCCCTGCGCCCTCCGACGGACCCGAATCCAATCCGCTCACCGCCGAGGGTCGCGCCGCCGATCCGGCCCGCAAACCCCTCGTGCTCGGAATGTACAACAACACCTCCCTCGCGCCCGCCGCCGAAGGCCCGACGGCGAGCAATTACCGGCAAGTCGCCAATCGCCATTTCGTGGGCGAGAAGATGAAGGTCCACCGGGTGTTCAATAGCTACGACCGCTTTCCCGAGTGTTACGCGGGTTGCTCGTCCAAGAGCGCGGGGGCCGAGGATCCCGCGAACGGCAATGTCTCGTTCTTGAGCGTAAAGCCCTCGAACGACGACGTCCAAGGCGTGATCGCCGGCACCTACGACGGCGCCATTCGAAGGCTCGCGGCCAGCATGCCCGATGGCTCTTATTTGACGATGTACCACGAGCCGGAGGACGATATGGACGGCGCGACCTTCGTCCGCATGTTCCGCCGCTTCTACTCGGTGGCCAAGCAGGCGAACCCCCGCGTGTGGATTGGCTATGTGGCCATGGATTACCAATGGCGGGACGGCGCCCCCAAGACCAAGAACCCCGACGACTGGTGGATCGGCGACGCCTACACGGACTTTCTCGGCATCGACGCCTATATCCGCGATTGGAAGCCCAAGGTGGCCCTCTCGGAGCAGGCCGACTTCCAGCGCTGGTACCGGTGGGCCCTGCCCAAGGGAAAGCCCATCGTCATTGCCGAGTACAGCATCGTGCTCTCCTCGCAAATACCGGATTCACTGCGCGCCAGCTTGATCCGAAAAAGCCTCGATTACGTGTGGTCGCAGCCGCAGATCCGCATGGTGCTCTGGTGGAACCAAGTCGGTAATTCGGAGGGAGCCTTTCAGCTCAGCCCGACCCCCTCGGCGCCCGCGGGCTCGCCGCGCGCGCTCGAGGCGTGGAATGAAAAGGTCACGCAGTATGGCTCCACCCACACCAGCATGTTCGACTGGTGATCGAACCGAGCGCGCTCGGCCGGCGAGCCTCGCCAGAGAGGGCCGCGCGCGCTCGGCCGACCGAGCCTCGCCGCGTTGGCGCGCGCGGCGCCGTATGCCACTTACAGGCTGACGTCGGGGATCCGCTCGCTCAGGACACACGTGAATCGCGCGGTGCAGATTCGGTTGCCGTCGTGGTCCGAAACCACGATTTCGTAGCTGGCCGTGTTGCGGCCCGTGTGCAGCGGTTTGCAGACGCCCGTGACCCACCCGTCGACGGCCGCGCGGTGGTGCGTGCAGGAGAGCTCCAGCCCGAGCACCACCCGATTCGGCGCGGCATACAAGGTGGCGGCGATGGTGCCGAGCGTCTCCGCGAGCACCGCGTTGGCGCCGCCATGAAGGAGCCCGTGCGGCTGCCGATTCCCGTTGACGGGCATCTTGGCGACGATCCGATTGGGATCCCATTCGACGATCTTCACCCCAATCTTTTCCATGAGCTGCTCATCGGCGTACTCCGGGGCCGCGCCCGCACGGTCCGCAAAATCGTGAAGCGTACGAATCGGTTGGTCGAGTGTGTAGCTTGGCGTCATACGCGGAACCCGCATCAAATCCGGTGCCAGATGATGATTCATCATCGAGGAGCATCCTCTTGCGCGTGGGTGTCCTGATCGCATGTGTGCAGAGGCCTGATGGCATGTGTGCGGGAGGCCTGATCGCATGTGTGCAGGTGCGCTAACGGGGTTTTGCGTATGGTCATAAACGGCCGATGTTGTATCTGCGACACCCAAAAAGCGCGGTACACTTGGTACAGCGGGCCGGTACGGCGGTTGGTACGGTACGATCGGCGCCTGAAGCACGAATCGGACTGGAATTGCGGCCTAGTGCTGTCATGGTCCAACGTGCACGGTCTTGGGTCATGAGCAGGCGCGACGAACAACAGCGACATCGCCCCCACGGGGGTCCCGAGCTGCTCGAATCTCCGGCCCTACCCAGCGGGCCCGCCGCGCACACGGACACCGAACGCGTGCAGCCCGAACGCGCCCAGCTTCGCTCGCAGGTTCGCGCGGCCGAGCGCATTTTTCGCGGTGAGAGCACCTTCTCGGCCGACGATTTGGTGGCCTTTCGATACCGGATCATCCGCCTGATCGCCAAAGGGGGAATGGGCGAGGTCTACGAGGCCGAAGATCTCGAGCTGGGCGAGCGCATCGCCCTCAAGATGGTGCGCCGCGAGCGGGCCGAGAAGCTGCACGTGTTCGAGCAGTTGAAACGGGAAATTTACGTGGCCCGCAAGGTGACGCACCCCAACGTGTGCCGCATCTTCGACGTGGGCTTTCACCTGGTGGCGCGCGGGTGGGACGGGCGCGAGAAGCGAACGCCGTTCTTCACCATGGAGCTTTTGCAAGGCGAGACCTTGGCCGCCCGCTTGAAGCGCACGGGGCCGCTCGATCCCGCGGAGGCGATCCCGTACATCCACCAGATGATCGGCGCGCTCGGCGCCGCCCATGCCGCGGGGATCGTGCACCGCGATTTCAAGAGCGCGAACGTGTTCCTCGAGAGCTACCCGGCGCCCGTGGGAACGAGCGCGGGGCAGGGGATCCGCTCGCGCGTGGTGGTGACCGATTTCGGGCTGGCCAAGCTCACCGTGCGAAGCAACAGCCCCGAGTTTCTGCGAAGTGGAACGGGCCGCCTGCAGGGCACACCCGCGTACATGGCGCCGGAGCAGATCGAAGGAGGCCCCGTCTCGCCCGCCACCGACATCTATGCGCTGGGCGTGGTGATGTACGAGATGCTCACGGGCAAGCGCCCGTTCCCGGGCGACGCCTCGCTGGGCGCCGCGATCTTGCGCATCGGTCAAACCCCGCCCCGTCCGCGCTCCCTCCGTCCGGAGCTCGATCGCGCCTTGGAGGCGGCCGTCTTGCGCTGTCTCTCGCGCGATCCGGCGGGCCGGTTCGCGAGCGTGCAGGAGCTCGCGCTCGCCTTGCCGGGGCGCGAGCGCGATCGACGCAGGTGGCGGCAGCTCGCGGGGCCCGTGCTCGCCGGCACGACCATCGCGCTCTTGGCCGTGAATGGATTTCTCGGACAGGACGTGCTGCGCCTGCACGCGCCGTCCGAGGTGAAAGAGCAGGCCCCGAGCCCGAGCGACGTGCCGCGGCGGCGATCGATCGCCATCCTCGGCTTCACCAACTTGTCGAAGCGGCCGGAGTCGAACTGGGTCGCGACGGCGCTCTCCGAGGTGCTGGCCACGGAGCTCGCCGCGGGGGCGGCCGGCGAGAGCCTGCGCGTGAGCCCGCCTGGCGCCGTGGCGCGCATGAAGACGGATCTGGCGCTGGACGGCCCCGAGACGGCGGGCATCGATGCGCTCGGTCGCGTTCGCAAGTACCTGGGGTGCGATCTGGTGGTCACCGGCTCGTACGTGGCGGCCACCGAGAACGGGGCGAGCTGGCGCGTTCAAGCGCGCGTGCAGGTGGCGAGCACCGGGCAGGTGGTGGCCTCGGCGACGGAGAGCGGTCGCGCCGATCAAATGTCGGAGCTGTTCGCCGGCGTCGGGCGCCAGCTGCGCGCGCACCTCGGGGTGGACCCCGTGGCCATGGCCGACGAGGGGCGCGTGCGGCGCTCGCTCCCGCGCAAGCCGGAGGCCGCGCGCCGCTACGCCGAAGGGCTCTCCGAGCTGCGCAACCTGAACGCGGTGGTCGCGCGCGAGCGGTTCGAGCAGGCGATCGCCCTCGAGCCCGATCATGCGCTCTCGCACGCGCAGCTGGCCGAGGCCTTTCGGCAGCTGGGATATGGAAGGCGCGCGATGGAGGAGGCGAAGAAGGCGTACGAGCTCTCCGACCACCTCCCGCGCGAGGAGACGTTGCTGGTCGAGGGGCGCTACCGCGACGCGGCGTTCGAGTGGGACAAATCGGTGGAGGTTTACCGCACCCTGTTCGAGTTCTTCCCGAACAATGTCGAATACGGGCTGGCGCTGGCGCGCGCGCAGCAAAACTCCGGCAGGCCCGAAGATGCGTTTGCCACCATTGCCAAGTTGCGCGAGCTGGCCAATCCAAATGGCGCCGATCTGGGCATCGACGAAGCGGAGGCCGCGATGGCCACCAGCGTCTCCGATTTTCCGCGCGCGGAGGCCGCCATGGCGCGGGCGGCCATGGTGGCGGAGATGCGGGGCGCCTGGTACAGCGCCGCCGGGAACAAGCAAACCCTGGCCGACATCTTCGCCGCCCAGGGCAAGAGCGAGCGCGCCCGCGAGGCCCGTCGCGACGCCATCGCCCTCTACGAGCGCGCCGGCGATCGCGTGAGCCGCGCCGACGCCGTGTTCGCGTCCGCCCGCGAGCGCGAGGACGACGGCGACTTCGACGCGGCGCTCCGCATCTACCGCGAGGTGAGGGACGAGCAGCGCGGCTCGGGCGATACGCGCACCCAGGCGCTGGCCGCCTTCTTCGAGTTTCGCGTCCTCTGGAAGCAAGGCCGGCTCCGCGAGGCGCGCCGCGCGGCCGAGCAGTACGTCTCCATCGCGCGCGATACGGGGGCGCCCGATCTGGCCCAGCGGCTCGTGTACGTGGCCGACGCTCTGGTCAAATCGGGCGATCTCGACGGCGCGTCCGCGCAGGTGGAGATGGCGCTCGAGGCCGCGCGCGCGGTGCACAATCAGGAGGTGGCCGCGCTCGTCCTCGACATTCGCGCGGACATCCTGCGCGAGCGCGGCGATCCGGCGGCCGCGATGCAGGTGCGAAAAAGCGCGCTGGAGCTCGCGCGCCGGGTGGGCAGCCGCCGCGCCATCCGCTGGCTCGAGTTTACGACGGCGGCGCTCGTCTTCGATATGGGCACCCCGGAGGCCGCCGAGCGCGCAGCCTCGGAGCAGATCGCGAGCGCCATGCGCACGAACAGCAGCTTGCTGCTCGCCCGCGCGCAGTACCTGAGGGCCAACGCGCTGTTCGAGCTCGGGGATCGGGAGCGCGCCAAGGAGGCGGTCGACCGCGCCAAGGACGTGACCGCCGGCGACCAGCGCATGGATCTGACCTTGAGAGCGCGCATCCTCGACGCGCGTTTGCGCACCGCCCTATCACCCTGCGACGCGCGCGCCGCGATCGAGCGGCTGGAGGCGATCGCCGCCCAGGCCCAGAGCTTGGGGTACTTCACGATGGAGCTCGAGGCGCGGCTGGCGGCCGGGGAGATCGAATTGCAGTTCGGCGGTACGGCGGAAGCGCGCGCGCGGCTGCTGGCGCTCGAACGCGACGCGCATGCCAAGGGCTATGCGTTCCTGGCGCGGCGCGCGGCCAACGCTCGAAAGAAAGGCCGGATCGAGGGGATGTGAGGGCGGTCCCCACGGGACGGGATCCGGGTGGTCGGTGCCGGCGGTTGGCGCGATCGGTCGCATCGTTGGCGCGGGTTGTCGGGGAAGTACACCGGCCGCGGTTATCTTCTTCATGACTGCAATGGCGCCATCCTGGTAGCATTCGCGTCGCGTGGCTCTTTCCGAGGGTCGTGGGATTGACTGACATGAGGGAGTGCATCGAGCACGACGAATGTCCGTTGGATGCGACCGCCGATGTGTCGCGCGCCGATTCCGCCTCGTCGTTCGATTCGAGCGGTCCGAAGCCTTCGGGCAGCTCGAGCAACTCGTCCAATTCGAGCAACTCGACGTTTTCGACCGACGAGCTCATCGCGTTCCGATATCGCATTATCCGGCTCATCGCCAAAGGCGGAATGGGGGAGGTCTACGAGGCCGAAGATCTGGAGCTGCGCGAGAGCATCGCCCTCAAGGTGGTACGCCGCGAGCGCGCGGAGGACGGGCGCGCGTTCGAGCACCTGAAGCGGGAAATCTTCCTTGCGCGCAAGGTGACCCACCCCAACGTCTGCCGCATCTTCGACGTGGGGTTCCACGTGAAGCGGCGCGCCCGTCGCTTTCGTGGGCTGGCCCCGGCGCGGATCCCCTTCATCACCATGGAGCTGCTCGAGGGCGAGACCCTGGCCGAACGACTGCGGCGCACGGGGCCGATGGAGCCCGACGAAGCGCTCCCCTACATCCGCCAGATGATCGACGCGCTCAGCGCGGCGCACGCGGTGGGGATCGTGCACCGCGATTTCAAGAGCGCCAACGTGTTCCTCGAGGAGGGGCCCGCGCGGCTCGACGATCCGAGCGTGTGCCGCGCGCGCGCCGGTGTGCGCGCGGTGGTGACCGACTTCGGCCTGGCCAAGCGCGCCCCCGATCCGGACAGCGCCTTTCAGCCGACGGGCACCGATCGCCTGATGGGCACCCCGGGCTACATGGCCCCGGAGCAAATCCAGGGGCACCCCATCTCGCCGGCCACGGACATCTACGCGCTGGGCGTGGTGATGTACGAAATGCTGGCCGGCGCGCGCCCCTTCGCCAAGGATGCCTCGCTCGGCGCCGCCCTGGCGCGCATCGAGCGGCCGCCGCCCCGCCTCCGCGACGTGCGGCCGCTCCTCGACCCGTATATCGAAGGGATCGTGGCGCGCTGCATGGCGCGCGCGCCCTCGGATCGCTTCCCGAGCGCGCTGGCGCTGCACGCGGCCCTCTTCGGCCACCGGCGCGAGACGCTCGGCGGCCGCGCGCCGGGCCCGCGGCAAAGGCGGGTGCTCGCGTTCTCGGCCGTGGCCTTGGTGGCCGGGAGCACGGTGTTCGCGCACCATCTCACGAGCGCGCCCTCTCCGCTTCTTTCGGCCGCCCGGGTGGCGGCCGCATCGAAGTCGAACGCGGCCGACGTCCGCGCCGCGCTTTTGCCGCGCACGGCCAAGGTGGATCCGCCCGAGACCCTGGGGGAGCCTGCGATCCCCGCGAAGCGGCGCGGATCCACGTGGCTCGTGACGGCGCTCACGGAGCTGCGCGCGCGCTTGGGGCTCGAGTCGTCCTCCAGCCGCGACGAAGCGCGCGCGCTCCCGCTCGAAGAGGGAAAAAAGGCCTACGAGCTCTCCAAGGAGCTGCCGCTCTCGCGCGAGGAGAGGCTCCTCTCCGAAGGGTTGTACCGCGAAGTGTTGGGCGAGTGGGATCGGGCGACCGAGGTGTACCGCACCTTGTTCGAGTTCTTTCCCAGCCGGGTCGAGTACGGCCTCGCGCTGGCGCGCGCGCAGATGAACGCGGGCGAACGCGACGAGGTGTTCGCCACCATGGCCAAGCTGCGCGAGGCGCCGAACCTCTCCGGCGCCAACTTGGACATGGACGAGGTGGAGGCGGAGCTCGCGCTCGACGCGGGCGACTATCCCAGGGCGGAGATGATGGCCTCCCGAGCGGCCTCGCTCGCCGAGGCACGCGGGGCATGGCAGCGCGCCGCCGAGGACAGGCGCACCGAGTGGAGGGCGCTGCTCGAGCAAGGCAAGAGCGAGCCCGCGCGCGATCGATGGCGCGATGCCATCGTGCTCTTCGAACGCGCCGGCGACCGAGCCAGCCGCGCCGCTGCGCGATGTCTGATGGCCAAGGATCGGCTCGACCAGGGCGACTTCGACACGGCGGTGCGCCTCATCGAGGAGACGGAGCGCGATTACCACGAGCTCGGCGACAAGCGCTCCGAGGCGCAAACGGCCATGTACCGCGCCCAGGCGCGCTGGCGCGAAGGGCGCTTTCGCGACGCCGCCGTCCTGCTCGAGCACTGGACGGATCTCGTGCGCGCCATGGGCGGCCCCGGCCACCGGGAGACGCGCGAGATGCGCCAGGCCCGCGAGCGAGGCTCCATCGCCATGGCCGGCGCGCTGATTCGCTCCGGCGATCGGGCCGGCGCCCACGCGCGGCTCTCGGCCGTGATGGACGCGGGTCGCACCTTGGATCCGGACCTGGCCGCCGAGGCCATGGGCGAGCGCGCCGCCTTGCTCCGCGCCCAAGGCGATGGCGAGGGCGCGGCGCGATGGGTGAACACCGCGCTGGACTCCGTCCGAAGGGCGGCGGCTCCCGCTGCGTCGTGGGCCTCCTCGGCCGCGTCCGCGTCGGCCTCCTCGGTGCTCTTTGGTTTGCGCCTGCGGGCGGCCGAGCTCTTGCTCGACCAGGGCCAGGCGGCCGAGGCCGAGCGCGCGGTATCGGATCTGCTCGCCGCGTCTCCGCATCTGCCGGAGGGAGGCTCCGCGCGCGCCCATGTCCTGCGGGCGCGCGCGCTGGTGGACTCGGGCGACACCGTGCGCGCCCGCGCGGCGCTGGAGCGCTCGTACGACGTCCCGGGCGCCCATGTCGAGGCCGATACCGTGCTCGCCCAGCGGATCGTGTCCGCGCGCTTGCTCGCGGCCGAAACGCCGCGCGCGGTGGATCGCGCGCTCCAGGCGCTCGATGGCGTCACGGCGACGGCGCGCGGCCTGAGCTTCGTGACGATGGAGCTCGACGCGCGCCTCGTCGCCGGGGAGCTCGCGCTGGCCGCGGGGCGCACGGCCGATGGCGCCGCGCGGCTCCGCGAGCTCGCGCGCGACGCCCGCGGCCTGGGCTACGAGCTGTGGGCCAAGCGCGCCGCCGCTAGCGCCGGAATTTCTCGGGCTGGATCCCGTAGCGCTCCAGCAAGCGGTGCACTTGCGCGCGGGACGTCGCGAGGGCCTCGGCCACGCGGCTGATGTTCCCTTTGTGCTCGCCCAAGAGCGTGATGAGCTCCTCGCGCTTCTCGTCCTTGGCGGGATCGAAGGGCGCGGAAGGTGACGCGTTGAGCTCCTTCGAGACCACCAGCTCCGCGCGAAGCGCCTCCGGCAGGTGCTCCGGCTCGATGCGCTCGTGCGCCAGCGCGGCGGCGGTGGTCACGCAGCGTTCGAGCTCGCGAATGTTGTGCGGCCATCGATACGTGAAGAATGCACGCACCACGTCGGGGCTCAGCTTCATGCGCGAGCCCTCGGGGAGCGAGCGGCGCAGGAGCGACGGCAGCACCAGCCCGATGTCCTCGCGGCGCGCCCGCAGCGGCGGAACGCGCAAGTGGAAGCCGGCGAGCCGGGCGTAAAGGTCCTCGCGAAAGGCGCCTCTCTCCGCCAGCTCGGCCAAGTTGCCGTGGGTGGCCGAGACCAAGCGAAAGTCGACGGCCACCGGGCGGGTCGAGCCCACCGGCACCACCTCGCGCTCCTGGAGCACGCGCAAGAACGCCGTCTGCGAGGCCAGCGGCAGCTCCGCGA contains these protein-coding regions:
- a CDS encoding hotdog fold thioesterase produces the protein MMNHHLAPDLMRVPRMTPSYTLDQPIRTLHDFADRAGAAPEYADEQLMEKIGVKIVEWDPNRIVAKMPVNGNRQPHGLLHGGANAVLAETLGTIAATLYAAPNRVVLGLELSCTHHRAAVDGWVTGVCKPLHTGRNTASYEIVVSDHDGNRICTARFTCVLSERIPDVSL
- a CDS encoding sigma 54-interacting transcriptional regulator translates to MGQRTKDPSSEGPTDLVEAPPHVDGFRLLVLLPAAGGAGSGAGAGTNEGAGGAFEVALPETGTLLVGRGEECAVQIADASVSRRHAELTCAAGSFRIRDCESRNGIFVRGRRLDPAASVEIGPGEAIELGRITVLLQRRSAQASQRSPKVTLPPDDAGPQSAVLGGAYVVCDPAMVRLHELVKRIAVRDINVLLLGETGVGKEIVAEAVHRASRRADGPLVRVNCAQYNPQLLESELFGHEQGAFTGATKSKPGVFEAAQGGTLFLDEIGELPLSAQVKLLRVIEERRIRRVGGTESRELDIRLVTATHRDLKAESQSAQFRRDLYFRLSGVTIPIPPLRERITEIVPLAKLFASRFSAPDPAPELSDEARDALVRHPWPGNVRELRNVVEQAVALSDGIIHLEHLRLEAPGDPMPLSAPLPVHAPGVAGAGTPLRGQMQSLERQRIVDALERAHGNQSRAAESLGMPRRTLVDKLRRYNIPRPRSGGD
- a CDS encoding protein kinase translates to MSRRDEQQRHRPHGGPELLESPALPSGPAAHTDTERVQPERAQLRSQVRAAERIFRGESTFSADDLVAFRYRIIRLIAKGGMGEVYEAEDLELGERIALKMVRRERAEKLHVFEQLKREIYVARKVTHPNVCRIFDVGFHLVARGWDGREKRTPFFTMELLQGETLAARLKRTGPLDPAEAIPYIHQMIGALGAAHAAGIVHRDFKSANVFLESYPAPVGTSAGQGIRSRVVVTDFGLAKLTVRSNSPEFLRSGTGRLQGTPAYMAPEQIEGGPVSPATDIYALGVVMYEMLTGKRPFPGDASLGAAILRIGQTPPRPRSLRPELDRALEAAVLRCLSRDPAGRFASVQELALALPGRERDRRRWRQLAGPVLAGTTIALLAVNGFLGQDVLRLHAPSEVKEQAPSPSDVPRRRSIAILGFTNLSKRPESNWVATALSEVLATELAAGAAGESLRVSPPGAVARMKTDLALDGPETAGIDALGRVRKYLGCDLVVTGSYVAATENGASWRVQARVQVASTGQVVASATESGRADQMSELFAGVGRQLRAHLGVDPVAMADEGRVRRSLPRKPEAARRYAEGLSELRNLNAVVARERFEQAIALEPDHALSHAQLAEAFRQLGYGRRAMEEAKKAYELSDHLPREETLLVEGRYRDAAFEWDKSVEVYRTLFEFFPNNVEYGLALARAQQNSGRPEDAFATIAKLRELANPNGADLGIDEAEAAMATSVSDFPRAEAAMARAAMVAEMRGAWYSAAGNKQTLADIFAAQGKSERAREARRDAIALYERAGDRVSRADAVFASAREREDDGDFDAALRIYREVRDEQRGSGDTRTQALAAFFEFRVLWKQGRLREARRAAEQYVSIARDTGAPDLAQRLVYVADALVKSGDLDGASAQVEMALEAARAVHNQEVAALVLDIRADILRERGDPAAAMQVRKSALELARRVGSRRAIRWLEFTTAALVFDMGTPEAAERAASEQIASAMRTNSSLLLARAQYLRANALFELGDRERAKEAVDRAKDVTAGDQRMDLTLRARILDARLRTALSPCDARAAIERLEAIAAQAQSLGYFTMELEARLAAGEIELQFGGTAEARARLLALERDAHAKGYAFLARRAANARKKGRIEGM
- the mxcH gene encoding TonB-dependent siderophore myxochelin receptor MxcH, translated to MPPGPADSAKPAPPQDAKLPEVSVRGEASGSRLSRSAEAVSVIDMKRAHAHRASADMGEVLARSPGIIVRREGGLGSTARVSLNGFQDEQVRFFVDGVPLAYTGMTFGVANVPIDFVERVEVYRGVVPIRFGADALGGAINLVTEPKRGTRTSASYQVGSFGTYRATVAGHYFDPQTGFFARANAFYDRAKNDYSVDVDVPGAGSRTERATVHRFHDAYRAYGAGLEAGVLDRGWARRLSLRVYGTAFDKDIQNNLIMANPYGEVRAGVDSLGATARYQSPFVPVGSTKLSVSTITGYDHRSIAFVDRAEWNYDWFGRRTVPTGSRQGETGGFKTDQVLREHAVFERLGLDWVVSPDLVLRAQMAPTWVSRAGEQKLPLEPGKADPLSGGRKLLTWTNGLEADVHLFDRRLQNIAFVKHYYMSSQADELVTDTQFRSTDRTDSSFGGGDALRFRFLPWLYGKASYEHATRLPSPTELFGDGTLVEGNIALVPETSDNVNVGFLIETGPTRAGALTAEVNGFLRYADHLITTIINNTSYDYQNVYSARSAGGEGLVGYRSPGDYFSLDGSLTLQDFRNTSNEGAFFKMEGDRIPNLPWLFGSLSARARVPDVVTRRDEVSLAWTTRYLHDFYRSWEGQGEKASKDHLASQLLHSVALTYLLRSPATLSATLEAQNLTDARAYDNFGVQRPGRAFFFKGTFERDWDAW